From Tachyglossus aculeatus isolate mTacAcu1 chromosome 12 unlocalized genomic scaffold, mTacAcu1.pri SUPER_6_unloc_1, whole genome shotgun sequence, the proteins below share one genomic window:
- the NDUFAF1 gene encoding complex I intermediate-associated protein 30, mitochondrial yields the protein MLPALKLLRLRPRPPVADRLFRRRGSARTPPAAPGPAPQRRDGAEAGLDIVSPEAKAERDFDGAIKAELADQLKLLKKRFLDHLVGPEGRPMREVLLENARVVWRFRGPADLAGWLVTSDKAIGGRSEAFLKMGRNNQSALLYGTLSTEVPRDGQTRYSGYCAMISRIPRGFLDKKESYDWSNFNTLYLRVRGDGRPWMVNIREDTDLFHRRHLMYSYFMFTRGGPHWQEVKIPFSKFFLSSHGKVRDGQFQLLADKVATVGFTLADKVNGPFFLEIDFIGVFHDPAHIEEFAYENTEVLCPRL from the exons ATGCTGCCCGCCCTCAAGCTGCTACGCCTCCGCCCGCGTCCGCCCGTCGCCGACCGGCTCTTCCGACGCCGCGGCAGCGCCCGGACCCCTCCGGCGGCCCCGGGGCCGGCCCCCCAGCGCCGGGACGGGGCCGAAGCCGGCCTGGACATCGTCTCCCCGGAGGCGAAGGCGGAGCGGGATTTTGACGGAGCCATCAAGGCCGAGTTGGCGGACCAGCTGAAGCTCCTCAAGAAGCGTTTCCTGGACCACCTGGTGGGTCCGGAGGGCCGGCCCATGCGGGAGGTCCTGCTGGAGAACGCCCGGGTGGTCTGGCGGTTCCGCGGCCCGGCGGACCTGGCCGGGTGGCTGGTGACTTCGGACAAGGCCATCGGCGGCCGCAGCGAGGCCTTCCTGAAGATGGGCAGGAACAACCAGAGCGCCCTGCTCTACGGGACGCTCAGCACCGAGGTCCCCCGCGACGGGCAGACCCGCTACAGCGGCTACTGCGCGATGATATCCAGGATCCCCAGG ggcttcctGGACAAGAAGGAGTCCTACGACTGGTCCAACTTCAACACGCTCTACCTGCGCGTCCGCGGCGACGGCCGGCCCTGGATGGTCAACATCAGAGAGGACACGGACCTCTTCCACAGGAGGCATTTGATGTACAGTTACTTCATGTTCACCCGCGGCGGGCCACATTGGCAGGAAGtcaag ATTCCCTTTTCCAAGTTCTTCCTGTCCAGCCACGGGAAAGTCCGGGATGGCCAGTTCCAGCTCCTGGCAGACAAG GTGGCCACGGTGGGCTTCACGCTGGCCGACAAGGTGAACGGGCCCTTCTTCCTGGAGATCGATTTCATCGGCGTGTTCCACGACCCCGCGCACATCGAGGAGTTCGCCTACGAGAACACGGAAGTCCTGTGCCCCCGCCTTTAG